A genome region from Sphingorhabdus sp. SMR4y includes the following:
- a CDS encoding alpha/beta fold hydrolase codes for MQVFANGINIEVEDYGNPDDPAILLVMGYTAQLIYWPLDFVNGLVGEGFRVIRFDNRDVGLSYKFDGVRPPHPIRQMIAKRFFPNRRMAPYDLGDMARDAVGVLDALEIDRAHIVGASMGGMIGQLIAADHADRVLSFTPIMSSTNGPGLPGADAEVRKVLLQTARAKARTPDEALELGLAFSSLIASEEGRNRPEERRAMMKLAQERGFYPPGPKRQMAAIIDTGNLRPAARRIAAPTMVVHGADDPLIPFACGEDIAAHVKNARFELVPGMGHDLPPSKLPAMVDLIAEHCRAA; via the coding sequence ATGCAAGTCTTCGCCAATGGCATCAATATTGAAGTAGAAGATTACGGCAATCCCGATGATCCGGCAATATTGCTGGTCATGGGCTATACCGCACAACTGATCTACTGGCCGTTGGATTTCGTCAACGGACTGGTGGGCGAGGGCTTTCGGGTGATCAGATTCGACAACCGGGATGTCGGCCTGTCCTATAAGTTTGACGGGGTGCGGCCGCCACACCCGATCCGGCAGATGATCGCCAAGCGCTTCTTCCCGAACCGCCGGATGGCGCCTTATGATCTAGGCGATATGGCGCGAGATGCAGTCGGGGTGCTCGATGCACTGGAAATTGACCGGGCGCATATTGTCGGCGCCTCGATGGGCGGAATGATCGGCCAGCTGATCGCAGCTGATCATGCCGATCGGGTCCTGTCCTTCACGCCGATCATGTCATCGACCAATGGCCCCGGCCTGCCCGGTGCCGATGCCGAAGTACGCAAGGTACTGCTCCAAACCGCGCGAGCCAAGGCGCGAACGCCGGATGAGGCTCTGGAACTGGGGCTGGCTTTTTCATCGCTGATCGCTTCGGAAGAAGGCCGCAACCGGCCCGAGGAACGACGGGCGATGATGAAGCTGGCGCAGGAGCGCGGCTTTTATCCGCCCGGCCCGAAGCGCCAGATGGCGGCGATCATTGATACCGGCAATCTGCGGCCGGCGGCCCGGCGGATTGCCGCGCCGACAATGGTCGTTCACGGCGCAGATGACCCGCTGATTCCGTTCGCGTGCGGAGAGGATATTGCGGCGCATGTTAAAAATGCGAGGTTCGAGCTGGTTCCGGGCATGGGTCATGATCTGCCCCCCAGCAAATTGCCGGCGATGGTTGATCTGATCGCGGAGCATTGCCGCGCCGCCTAG
- a CDS encoding acyl-CoA synthetase, translating to MTWQMADIWENIAAAIPDKPAIVDGDKRYSWAEYENRAARIAQLLTSHGLEPGAKLSIYSYNAAEYLETQFGAFKARVTPVNVNYRYLETELTHVINNSDSEALVFQAQFAPRVAAIRDQLEQVRLFLEIDDGSGEHLDGALDYEETLQSTQPMPPIDRSNDDIYMLYTGGTTGMPKGVMYDHKSFATALLAKGFEMREMEPPTDASSFGPLVQQLHAAGATGRSIPACPLMHGTGMWIGAMIPHSLGGCVVLFDNSHFDPAALWQLAQDEKVTDITIVGDVFAKPMLAALEEAKTAGQAYDLSSLQMMGSSGVMWSTEVKRGLLGHLPHMAIVDSMGSTEGSMGTSITTIENIDSDQTAKFEMNPTTKVLTEEGKPVAPGSGEMGLICNGGMVPLGYYKDEAKSAATFKTFDGVRYSIPGDFATVEADGSITLLGRGSACINSGGEKIFPEEVEEALKTHDSVYDCLVVGLPDDRFGQKVTAVLSLVEGARFDEAELNDHVRSKLAAYKAPRAIVLVDEVPRAANGKAGYKAAKEIALERVQVPA from the coding sequence ATGACCTGGCAGATGGCCGATATCTGGGAAAATATTGCCGCGGCAATTCCCGACAAGCCCGCAATCGTCGATGGCGACAAGCGCTATAGCTGGGCGGAATATGAAAATCGCGCGGCCCGCATCGCACAGCTGCTGACCAGCCACGGTCTCGAGCCCGGTGCGAAACTCTCGATCTATTCCTATAATGCGGCCGAATATCTGGAGACCCAGTTCGGCGCGTTCAAGGCGCGCGTCACCCCGGTCAACGTCAACTATCGCTATCTCGAGACGGAACTGACCCATGTGATCAACAACAGCGACAGCGAGGCGCTGGTTTTCCAGGCCCAGTTTGCACCGCGGGTGGCCGCGATCCGCGACCAGCTGGAACAGGTCAGACTCTTCCTCGAAATCGACGACGGGTCGGGTGAGCATCTCGACGGTGCCCTTGACTATGAAGAGACCTTGCAAAGCACGCAGCCGATGCCGCCGATAGATCGGTCCAATGATGATATCTACATGCTCTACACCGGCGGCACGACCGGCATGCCCAAGGGCGTGATGTATGATCACAAGAGCTTCGCCACGGCACTGCTCGCCAAGGGCTTTGAAATGCGCGAAATGGAACCGCCCACCGATGCTTCCAGTTTTGGTCCGCTGGTCCAGCAACTGCATGCCGCCGGGGCGACGGGACGTTCGATACCGGCCTGCCCGCTGATGCACGGCACCGGCATGTGGATCGGGGCGATGATCCCACACAGCCTGGGGGGGTGCGTCGTCCTGTTCGACAACAGCCATTTTGATCCGGCGGCGCTCTGGCAACTCGCCCAGGACGAAAAGGTGACCGACATCACCATCGTCGGCGATGTCTTTGCCAAGCCGATGCTGGCCGCGCTGGAGGAGGCCAAGACGGCAGGGCAAGCCTATGATTTGTCGTCACTTCAGATGATGGGCAGTTCCGGCGTGATGTGGTCGACGGAAGTGAAGCGCGGCCTGCTGGGCCATTTGCCCCACATGGCAATCGTCGACAGCATGGGCTCGACCGAAGGCAGCATGGGCACATCGATCACCACGATTGAAAATATCGACAGCGACCAGACCGCCAAGTTCGAAATGAACCCGACAACCAAGGTGCTGACCGAAGAGGGCAAGCCGGTCGCGCCCGGCTCCGGCGAAATGGGGCTTATCTGCAACGGCGGGATGGTGCCGCTCGGCTATTACAAGGACGAGGCGAAAAGCGCGGCGACCTTCAAGACCTTCGACGGTGTGCGTTACTCAATCCCCGGGGACTTTGCGACGGTCGAGGCGGATGGCTCGATCACCCTGCTCGGCCGCGGCTCGGCCTGCATCAACAGCGGCGGCGAAAAAATCTTTCCCGAAGAAGTGGAGGAAGCCCTCAAGACCCATGACAGCGTCTACGACTGCCTCGTTGTCGGCCTGCCCGACGATCGCTTCGGACAGAAAGTTACAGCGGTCCTGTCTCTGGTTGAAGGCGCCCGTTTCGACGAAGCGGAGCTCAATGACCATGTCCGGTCCAAACTCGCTGCCTATAAGGCGCCGCGCGCGATTGTCCTGGTCGACGAAGTGCCGCGCGCCGCCAATGGCAAGGCGGGATACAAGGCGGCCAAAGAGATCGCGCTGGAACGGGTGCAGGTACCGGCCTAG
- a CDS encoding diacylglycerol/lipid kinase family protein yields MIVELIHNPASGTFDEFRLDVLSRAFEACGAQVRLGRTEIDGQFEIFPECDLVCVSGGDGALRLVVASMVRSGISKPLCVFPAGTVNLVARELGYSDDPEIFAREIMTGYLDSQFARLEAPLIAADGQPFVACISAGPDGQAVARHSPALKKRIGGAAYAWSLLKLFGDWPELRFCLTAETPDGSETKLTGAAFYVIKAHHYAGDWTLAPSAELAADRFHVIALSRARRRDFLRFLLAIALGRDPAQLAFVQSLPARRLSITAADQPSRQAAFQVDGDLLLTQPGEIRMVEQTVTYCLPLPA; encoded by the coding sequence GTGATTGTTGAACTCATCCACAACCCGGCCTCGGGCACGTTTGACGAATTCCGGCTGGACGTGCTGTCTCGCGCTTTTGAGGCCTGTGGGGCGCAGGTCCGGCTGGGCCGGACCGAGATAGACGGCCAGTTCGAGATTTTCCCCGAATGCGACCTTGTCTGCGTATCGGGCGGCGACGGCGCCTTGCGGCTGGTCGTCGCATCGATGGTCCGGTCCGGTATCTCGAAACCGCTCTGCGTGTTTCCCGCCGGCACCGTCAATCTGGTCGCCAGGGAACTGGGCTATTCCGACGATCCTGAAATATTCGCACGCGAGATCATGACGGGCTATCTGGACAGCCAATTCGCCCGGCTGGAAGCCCCGTTGATCGCCGCCGATGGCCAGCCCTTTGTCGCCTGCATCAGCGCAGGACCGGACGGACAGGCTGTCGCCCGACACAGTCCAGCACTGAAAAAACGGATCGGGGGAGCCGCCTATGCATGGTCCTTGCTGAAACTGTTCGGCGACTGGCCGGAACTTCGCTTTTGCCTGACCGCGGAAACACCCGACGGCTCGGAAACCAAGCTGACCGGCGCCGCCTTTTACGTGATCAAGGCGCATCACTATGCCGGCGACTGGACGCTGGCGCCCTCGGCAGAACTGGCGGCAGACAGATTCCATGTCATTGCCTTGAGTCGCGCACGGCGTCGTGATTTTCTGCGCTTCCTGCTGGCGATTGCACTCGGCCGGGATCCGGCACAGCTTGCATTTGTTCAGTCGCTACCCGCGCGCCGTCTCTCGATAACTGCAGCAGACCAGCCGTCCCGCCAGGCCGCTTTTCAGGTGGATGGCGACCTGCTTTTAACACAACCCGGCGAAATCAGGATGGTTGAGCAGACGGTCACCTATTGCCTGCCGCTGCCGGCATAA
- a CDS encoding NAD(P)H-dependent flavin oxidoreductase, with protein MNNKICDMLGIEFPLVAFSHCRDVVAAVSRAGGMGVFGGVNCSPETLEEELSWIDANVDGKPYGLDIIVPNKVEGKGERPDPEAVLAAIPEKHKQFTNDILQRHGVDTGRIAGDIEAVRREQVAFTDNLRGGTAEAILEVAFRHPIKLIANALGIPPQVMLDMGQKHGVPVAALVGTRDHAMSQVAAGVDIIIAVGGEAGGHTGDISTMVLIPEICNALAQIGDDTPVLAAGGIATGAQMAAAMAMGASGVWCGSVWLTTVEAETNPVVKEKMLAATSRDTVRARSRTGKPSRQLRSPWTDAWQAEDAPSPLPMPLQSLVAEPPLRVLDKLSQGDNQGARDLATYWVGQGVGLMNEQMTAGQVVQGFKEDFLTAYERLAGNLED; from the coding sequence ATGAACAATAAAATCTGCGACATGCTCGGAATCGAGTTCCCGTTGGTCGCTTTCTCCCACTGCCGCGATGTCGTTGCGGCGGTCTCCCGCGCTGGCGGTATGGGTGTGTTCGGCGGCGTGAACTGTTCACCGGAAACGCTCGAGGAGGAGCTCAGCTGGATCGATGCGAATGTCGACGGCAAGCCTTATGGTCTGGATATCATCGTCCCGAACAAGGTTGAAGGCAAAGGCGAACGGCCCGATCCGGAAGCCGTTCTGGCCGCGATACCGGAAAAACATAAGCAATTCACCAACGACATATTGCAACGCCATGGCGTCGACACCGGACGGATCGCCGGAGACATCGAAGCAGTCCGCCGGGAACAGGTCGCCTTTACCGACAATCTCCGCGGCGGCACGGCTGAGGCAATATTAGAAGTCGCGTTCCGCCATCCGATCAAGCTGATCGCCAATGCCCTTGGCATTCCGCCGCAGGTCATGCTGGACATGGGTCAGAAGCACGGGGTTCCCGTCGCGGCGCTGGTCGGGACGCGCGACCATGCGATGAGTCAGGTCGCCGCCGGTGTCGACATCATCATCGCGGTTGGCGGCGAGGCCGGTGGCCATACCGGCGATATCTCGACCATGGTGCTGATTCCCGAAATCTGCAACGCGCTGGCACAGATTGGCGACGACACGCCAGTGCTCGCGGCGGGTGGCATTGCCACCGGCGCGCAGATGGCCGCGGCCATGGCCATGGGCGCGAGCGGCGTCTGGTGCGGATCGGTCTGGCTGACCACGGTCGAGGCAGAGACCAATCCGGTGGTGAAAGAGAAGATGCTTGCCGCCACATCCCGCGACACGGTGCGCGCCCGCTCGCGCACCGGCAAACCGTCGCGGCAATTGCGCTCGCCCTGGACCGACGCGTGGCAGGCGGAAGACGCGCCATCACCGCTGCCGATGCCGTTGCAGTCTCTGGTCGCGGAACCGCCGCTGCGGGTGCTCGACAAGCTGAGTCAGGGCGACAATCAGGGCGCCAGGGACCTCGCCACCTATTGGGTCGGGCAGGGCGTCGGGCTGATGAACGAACAGATGACGGCGGGACAGGTGGTGCAGGGCTTCAAGGAAGATTTCCTGACCGCTTATGAGCGGCTTGCTGGCAATCTGGAGGACTGA
- a CDS encoding collagen binding domain-containing protein yields MGQRTDIIGRGLKALVRAAGIITISAASLFPASPVHAVSAWSASDDDALLFDLRAGNYRLGDGVRGYQTDAGICVDLADIIIAMDLPLRLDKKSRRATGWLFSENQTLTIDRDSGTVQKVNGRQKLLPGQIHDVPEGWCVDLTSLSDWFAVDFVPDLSNALLTVESDSKLPFQRALERKEQAAKIRPRKSFDLAALPQSTESYKFWRTPSVDAVVSAGGLRDRRSGQKFDLQYEVYASGELGKASFDARLSSDDEGVPESLRVRAYRTDPKGELLGPLQATHFALGDVSTFSTPLVSQSVAGRGALVTNRPVERPDSFDRTSFRGELPSGWDAELYRNGQLLAFAENRSDGRYEFIDVPLLYGQNRFEVVLYGPQGQIRRDVQVIPVGIDSIPPKQTYYWAGIHEAGEDLIRIGAFLPTRQAGWRGGVGLERGLNAKTSVAASLFNLHIDGQRHDYLEGSVRRAVGPTLVEISAASNMGSGLALRGQLLGQLGKSYITAESIWARGGFISDQIEKNARSRHSLAVDHSFKLGSKIIPVHLDAQYETRFDGRESLDLTGRMSFNLNRLSLTGEINWEQQFSASGATPADRIGARLLANGRIGKVRLRGEAIYRVAPEKRFEQVNFTGEWRAGERSDWRAELGYDAGLDRGRAGIGIIRRFKHFSLTASAEAATDGSIAAGINLAFSLGPDPRTGKFRFSNNKLANNGQALAIVYHDENGDGRRQSGEPLAENVELTAGQSATFSATDESGRAIIDNLQPFRPVLIGIDSSSLSSPYVQPALPGVVITPRPGIATTVELPLVSAGEVEGTLVRRGGGTIAGVGMELVDGEGRVIRETQTEFDGFFLFDGVPYGSYTVRIAKLSAQAIRVPMILAARAVVDGDNQIARLGAVTVGSNAHIAGNDDGRSDRISAP; encoded by the coding sequence ATGGGACAGCGAACTGATATAATCGGCCGGGGCTTGAAAGCGCTGGTCAGGGCTGCGGGAATCATCACGATCTCCGCAGCTTCGCTGTTTCCGGCATCCCCGGTGCACGCTGTCAGTGCCTGGTCGGCCAGCGATGACGACGCGCTGCTGTTTGACCTGCGTGCCGGCAATTATCGCCTTGGTGACGGCGTCCGGGGCTATCAGACCGACGCGGGCATTTGCGTCGATCTTGCCGACATCATTATCGCCATGGATTTGCCGCTTCGTCTTGACAAGAAGTCGCGCCGCGCAACTGGCTGGCTCTTCTCAGAAAACCAGACGCTGACCATTGATCGCGACAGCGGCACGGTACAAAAGGTGAACGGAAGGCAAAAGCTCCTGCCCGGCCAGATCCACGACGTCCCGGAAGGTTGGTGCGTTGATCTCACAAGCCTGTCGGACTGGTTTGCCGTGGATTTTGTGCCGGATTTGTCCAACGCGCTGCTCACCGTTGAATCCGACAGCAAATTGCCCTTCCAGCGTGCGCTGGAACGCAAGGAGCAGGCCGCGAAAATCCGTCCGCGCAAGAGCTTCGACCTTGCCGCCCTCCCCCAGTCAACGGAATCCTATAAATTCTGGCGTACACCGTCGGTGGACGCGGTTGTATCGGCCGGTGGATTGCGGGACAGGCGATCGGGTCAGAAATTCGACCTGCAATATGAGGTTTATGCGTCCGGTGAACTGGGCAAGGCCAGCTTTGACGCCCGGCTCTCCTCCGATGACGAGGGCGTGCCGGAAAGTCTGCGAGTCAGGGCCTATCGCACCGACCCCAAGGGAGAGTTGCTCGGACCGCTGCAGGCCACCCATTTCGCGCTTGGGGATGTCTCGACCTTTTCAACCCCATTGGTTTCCCAATCTGTCGCCGGACGGGGGGCCTTGGTGACCAATCGTCCCGTCGAGCGGCCGGACAGCTTTGACCGTACCAGTTTCCGGGGCGAATTGCCCAGCGGCTGGGATGCCGAGCTCTATCGCAACGGCCAGCTTCTGGCTTTTGCCGAAAACCGCTCCGATGGCCGCTATGAATTCATCGATGTGCCTCTGCTATACGGCCAGAACCGTTTCGAGGTGGTGCTTTACGGGCCCCAGGGACAGATCCGGCGAGACGTGCAGGTGATCCCGGTGGGAATCGATTCGATTCCGCCCAAACAGACCTATTATTGGGCCGGGATTCACGAGGCGGGTGAAGATCTTATTCGGATCGGGGCGTTTTTACCGACCCGGCAGGCGGGCTGGCGCGGTGGAGTCGGACTCGAACGCGGACTCAATGCCAAAACATCGGTCGCAGCCTCCCTGTTCAACCTGCACATCGATGGCCAGCGGCATGATTATCTCGAAGGATCGGTGCGCCGGGCTGTGGGGCCGACATTGGTCGAGATATCGGCCGCTTCCAATATGGGCAGCGGCCTGGCGTTACGCGGCCAGTTGCTGGGACAGCTTGGTAAAAGCTATATTACTGCCGAATCGATCTGGGCCAGGGGCGGATTCATCTCCGACCAGATCGAGAAAAATGCCCGCTCCCGGCACAGTTTGGCGGTTGACCACAGTTTCAAGCTGGGCAGCAAGATCATTCCCGTGCACCTTGATGCGCAATATGAAACACGTTTCGATGGTCGCGAAAGCCTCGATCTAACGGGGCGCATGTCGTTCAACCTCAATCGTCTGTCACTGACCGGCGAGATCAACTGGGAACAGCAATTCAGTGCATCCGGTGCCACGCCAGCAGACCGTATCGGCGCCCGGCTGCTCGCCAATGGCCGCATCGGCAAGGTCCGTCTCCGGGGTGAGGCAATCTATCGTGTGGCTCCGGAAAAGCGATTTGAGCAGGTTAATTTTACTGGCGAATGGCGTGCCGGCGAGCGGTCCGACTGGCGCGCGGAGCTGGGCTATGATGCCGGTCTTGATCGCGGACGTGCCGGAATAGGCATCATCCGCCGATTCAAACATTTTTCGCTGACGGCGAGCGCCGAAGCGGCGACCGACGGATCGATAGCAGCCGGAATCAATCTGGCTTTCAGCCTGGGTCCCGATCCGCGCACCGGGAAGTTCCGGTTTTCAAACAACAAACTGGCCAATAACGGCCAGGCCCTGGCCATTGTCTACCACGACGAGAATGGCGACGGCAGGCGCCAGTCCGGTGAACCTCTGGCGGAAAATGTCGAATTGACCGCGGGCCAGTCGGCGACCTTCTCGGCGACTGACGAGAGCGGCCGTGCGATTATAGACAATCTGCAGCCGTTCCGGCCGGTGTTGATCGGGATCGACAGCAGCAGTCTTTCGAGCCCCTATGTGCAACCGGCCCTGCCTGGCGTGGTGATCACGCCGCGACCCGGCATTGCCACGACGGTCGAACTGCCGCTGGTCAGTGCCGGCGAGGTCGAGGGCACGCTGGTACGCAGGGGCGGTGGCACGATTGCCGGTGTCGGGATGGAACTGGTCGATGGCGAGGGGCGGGTGATCCGCGAGACCCAGACCGAGTTTGACGGCTTTTTCCTGTTCGATGGCGTGCCCTATGGCAGCTACACGGTCCGGATTGCGAAGCTGTCGGCCCAAGCGATCCGGGTTCCGATGATTCTGGCAGCGCGCGCGGTGGTCGATGGTGACAATCAGATCGCGAGACTGGGGGCGGTCACGGTCGGGTCAAATGCCCATATCGCGGGTAATGACGACGGGCGATCAGACCGTATCAGCGCGCCCTGA
- a CDS encoding CaiB/BaiF CoA transferase family protein has translation MTEATQPLAGIKVVEFSTMITASLATMMFAQQGADVIKVEPPGIGDPMRWLGSQKDGISGLFHNCNQAKRSITLDLKSAEDVAHARQLCLEADVVIHNYRPGVMDRLGLGSAALREEKPQLIYCAITGFGHEGPLSGRPAYDHVMQAMAGFMTLQGYPDNFAYVKTLICDKVTAYTAAQAITAALFARERGAGGQHIDLSMLESCIAFLWPDGGMHLTLQADDVTHGAPFADYYQLPLRSTDGAIAYAAMTDDHWAAIFDIVGRPDLKTVEKYQGMANRSIHMAELASIIAAQKPDLTSAEMVAGLAEHDVPAAPCLALEDLPTHQQAIAIGIFEQAEHPLLGTVRHVTAPARFGGTKLAPCGPSPALGEHSEAIRAELASRPPQ, from the coding sequence ATGACAGAAGCAACACAGCCCCTGGCCGGGATCAAGGTCGTTGAATTTTCCACCATGATAACCGCCTCGCTGGCAACGATGATGTTTGCCCAGCAAGGCGCGGATGTCATCAAGGTGGAACCCCCCGGGATCGGCGATCCGATGCGCTGGCTGGGCAGCCAGAAGGACGGGATTTCCGGCCTGTTCCACAATTGCAATCAGGCCAAGCGCTCGATTACACTCGATCTGAAATCAGCGGAAGACGTGGCCCACGCCCGGCAGTTATGTCTGGAGGCCGATGTGGTGATCCACAATTACCGGCCCGGCGTGATGGACCGGCTTGGCCTGGGCAGCGCTGCGCTGCGCGAGGAAAAGCCGCAGCTCATCTATTGCGCGATCACCGGCTTTGGTCATGAAGGCCCGCTCTCCGGCCGTCCCGCCTATGATCATGTGATGCAGGCGATGGCCGGTTTCATGACTTTGCAGGGCTATCCCGACAATTTTGCCTATGTCAAAACCCTGATCTGCGACAAGGTCACCGCCTATACCGCCGCGCAGGCGATCACCGCCGCCCTGTTTGCCCGCGAACGCGGCGCCGGCGGCCAGCATATCGATCTGTCGATGCTCGAAAGCTGTATCGCCTTTCTCTGGCCCGACGGTGGCATGCACCTCACGCTGCAGGCGGACGACGTGACTCACGGCGCGCCCTTCGCCGACTATTACCAGCTCCCGCTTCGCTCGACCGACGGGGCGATCGCCTATGCCGCGATGACCGATGACCATTGGGCCGCCATTTTCGACATCGTCGGCCGCCCCGATCTGAAGACGGTGGAAAAATATCAGGGCATGGCCAACCGCAGCATCCATATGGCGGAACTGGCCTCGATCATCGCTGCGCAAAAGCCGGACCTGACCAGCGCCGAGATGGTCGCCGGTCTCGCCGAACATGACGTGCCGGCCGCGCCCTGCCTGGCCCTGGAAGACCTGCCCACCCACCAGCAGGCCATCGCCATCGGCATATTCGAACAGGCCGAACACCCGCTTCTCGGGACGGTCCGGCATGTCACCGCGCCCGCTCGCTTTGGCGGAACCAAGCTCGCGCCCTGCGGGCCCAGTCCGGCACTGGGAGAACATAGCGAGGCTATTCGCGCCGAGCTGGCCTCCCGCCCGCCACAATAG
- a CDS encoding molecular chaperone has product MTIQGFRTLRKYSIMLGAVASAMSLSSAPANAAGDLLVAPTRVVLDGQRGTEVILNNIGSETATYRISLELRRMNADGRLEDVSDEQVNEIETAAKAMIRYAPRRVTLPPNQPQAIRLGVRAPEGLADGEYRVHLLFRAIPKARSVTEQAETEGGMTIALTPIYGVTIPVIVRYGNLHATAAIANGRMIESPEGKSLAFDLSRTGDRSTYGEIRVTKAGLDEPIMVARGIAVYPEVDKRTVTLPAPPEIAAQLTGAITVEYHETANAGGGLIAKTDMVLR; this is encoded by the coding sequence ATGACCATTCAGGGTTTCAGAACATTACGAAAATACAGCATCATGCTGGGCGCCGTTGCGTCCGCCATGTCATTATCATCTGCGCCGGCCAATGCCGCGGGGGACCTTCTGGTTGCTCCGACGCGCGTGGTCCTCGACGGACAGCGTGGCACCGAAGTGATCTTGAACAATATAGGATCGGAAACCGCAACCTACCGTATTTCGCTCGAGCTGCGGCGAATGAACGCTGACGGTCGCCTGGAAGACGTATCGGACGAACAGGTCAACGAGATCGAGACGGCGGCCAAGGCAATGATCCGCTATGCCCCGCGCCGGGTTACCCTGCCGCCGAACCAGCCGCAGGCCATCCGTCTTGGCGTCAGAGCACCCGAGGGCCTCGCTGACGGTGAATATCGCGTCCATTTGTTGTTTCGGGCGATTCCAAAGGCACGGTCGGTGACCGAACAGGCGGAGACAGAAGGCGGGATGACGATTGCGCTGACGCCGATCTATGGTGTGACCATTCCGGTTATCGTTCGCTACGGCAATCTGCACGCTACCGCCGCCATCGCCAACGGGCGCATGATAGAGAGTCCGGAGGGCAAGTCCCTTGCCTTTGACCTGAGCCGGACCGGTGATCGCTCCACCTATGGGGAAATCCGTGTCACCAAGGCGGGACTGGACGAGCCGATCATGGTTGCCCGGGGTATCGCGGTCTATCCGGAAGTGGACAAGCGGACCGTGACATTGCCGGCTCCGCCGGAAATAGCGGCTCAGCTGACCGGCGCCATCACGGTGGAATATCACGAAACCGCCAATGCCGGTGGCGGGCTTATTGCCAAAACCGATATGGTTCTTCGATAA